The genomic stretch TCTTCACCAGTCAATTGATGCCAGTTCAGAACAAAGTTCAGTTATGGTGAAGACTAGCATTTAGCATCACTGCAAACTCTGGCCTCTTGCactcaaaggaaaaaaagaaaatataagaaaaaaagGTAAGACAGAAGTTGTTCCAGGTGCTACTTGTTTGAACCAAAAGATGCAAGATGTCGAGTTTTCCAGTATCACTAATTGCTTACATAtgcttttaaaacaaaaatgaaacaaCAAAGAGTAAAACAAATTGATGCAGCTGAAAATTTTTGTgagttttgtttattttattccATTTGTATTTTCCTTAAGTGCCTGATAACATACGTCGGTAAATAGTGGCCATTTAATGATTAATctacattttttaattttatttgttaGGTGGGCAGCTAGCTCTTGCTCAATGTATTCCTTGTATTATCTTGATCTCATATCAGAAATGGCTAATAACAGTGAAATCGGGTGCTATTGACAAGCAAGAAATTGGAATCCTGAGGGACTGCCAATGTGGCCGGGAGGACCTCAGATCAAAAAGTTTGTATTCGAATATTTTACTCGTAAATTGAACAGCAATGTCTCTGTCATGGTAATTTTACTTCTATACTGCCTTTTGCTTTGCTTTGTTCTAAACATTCTCCATCCTTCTTGCATTCAATTATTTGTTTAAGAATGATCAATCTTTAGGATTTTGTTACATACTGTTGAAGGCTCTTTTAATATTGTTTTTGGGTTAAGTTTTTAGCCCTTTAACTTGTTGAATGGTGTTTGGTTTGGTCATTCCCTTTCTCCCTCTAAGTTTAGGTTCACTGAGGATTACAATTTCATTGCAAAAATTTCTTTGTGAAGCTCAATGGACTTAGTTTTTTGAATCTTGATAAATTTCTTGCAGGTATTAATCATGGTAATCATTCAAGTTCATGAAGTGCAAGAATCAGAATAACCGTAGTGCTATTCTCATCATATTATTTTCTTCCTTTAGTGGCTGGCATGAAGTCGAAGATTGGAGCAGAAAAGGTTGGTTCATGGTGCTATATGCAGtattttgttccattttctgTTTCCTATCATTATTATCAGTGACTGTTGAAACACGAATTATTGTGCTGTGGGACTTTCCCTTGTCCTAGAAATTTAACTTGTTTGCAGATAACACTCTTCTTATTAGCATACCATCTTTTTTGGTTTATGCCCATGCAATTGGTAAAGTTTGCCTTGCTATTTTGTTTTTAACTTACCCACTTATCATGGTAATGTTTTCAAGTGTTTGACAAAGCAGGACCTTACCCACTCATGTTTATGATACTTAAGTTTAGCAACAGGCTAAAACACAATTAAGTGGAGGCTATATTCCGGAGttttaagtttttctttttttccttcttttatttGTAATATACTTTTCTAATCATTTGTTGAGTTGTTTTGGGGTCTTGTTTCGTGGTCTCAAGTACACAGTGCGAGCTTTAGACCTTGGAATGACATGATTCTAAAGTTTGCACTATAGCTGCCTATGATGTAAAAATCGGACCACTTCTTGGCTCTAACTTGAGAGTCAGATGGCTTGTAGATAAAGAGGAATAAACTTCTCTTTAAATGTGAGCTTTAGACTGAAGCAATTCAGGTTGCTTTGGAAAAATCCCCACCATCAGGTTAGTTAAATAATCAAGAAGTCTTTTTTGGTCTAATTCTAGCCCTCTTGGTGCTTTAATTGTTTATGACAAGTTTTATATCAACTAATACTCGTTCAGAGTCTACTAACTAATTGGAGTCTCTTAATTGTCTGAGAGCGCTGCCTTCATTGGTTCTTGTAGATTGTGTAAGTAAGCTTAACTACAAGCTTACATTTAGGCTGAAAACTAACTTCATTATTGTCTAAAAGTGGATGTAAAAAATGTCGATCagttgatttttgattttgaaGGTCTTCAAAGAGCCCATCAAGAAGTTAAGAGTTGTTCCAACTTTCAAACTCCGTATGTTAGCCATTCTTGATTTTTAAATTTGATGCATGATAATATATGGTTTACTTGGATAGtgaattatttgccaaaatttattttcttgcatcatcaacacatttttcaactacctttttatctcacataaatcacataaaaaaagtgctacagtagtttttcaaaaaattatcccaaataatctactatccaaacacactattATATCGATTATGTACTCTAAGTtgattttggtcatttttgtaAATGTACAATTACAATGTGGCAATTCATTTGTCCATGTTCTTGCTAATCTTACTTGGACATGATAGGAACATTGCATATATTTCTGTTGATGATCTCCTGAAGGTGCTATATATGGTGTGAACTTTTTTGACACGGGGAATTATTGCCATGAGTTTTCCCCTTTCCTTCCTCTCCTATAGCTGAAGAGGAAAAGAACAGACAGAAACAAAACTaaacaaaacaaatcaaaaaaaaggaggaaagaaaaaagggtTCTGTCAAATATGGGAACACAATGGTCTGCCATAGGTGTGATACTTAATAATGCCCTTGCATAAATGTGTTTTGCTCAATATTATGGGGTAGATAGCCGATAAGTTCTCCTTATGTTTGGTAGCCGAAATTTATATGCACGTTACATTATTTGCACACTGCAAATGTATCGTTGCTTTCTTGAGTTGACTATCATAGTTTGGATTATTGAAAAGAGTAGAACCTGGGCTTGTAGTAAACTTGATGTTGAGAATACTGTGGATCTTGTTTGGAAGGAAAAACTGGTCATGATATCTTAGTGATACGTAAAATTGCTATTCCTATTGGAAGATTTCTGGTTGGTGCTTCTACAAGAAGTTTGAAATATATTCCCCTTTTGTAGTCATTTTGGTGATGGGACTTTAAGAAGACTGATTATTTCTACCATTCACCACTCCCTGGCAGGGTAAACATTAATGTCGTAAAAGCTTGACTACTGCAATTAGTTGTAAGGTGCATTGTCACTTTTGGTAAACAAGTTGtgaacttttaattttttttagaaaaaataatatttcctTTTCCTGTCTGACAGTTGAAACTTCTGCATATGTAAATGAACACTAGTGTCAGGGTAAGCATAGGTTCTCTGTTAATGTTTGGCACCACTCGTAATAGGTGCGTCACGTGCTCTTTGCGTTGAAAGAAGTCTAGCATACATGTCAAGGGACAAGTGAGAGTCCTTGATAagtaatttctttcttttatatgGCTTAATCATATAGATGAGGGTGATAATTCACCACATAGAGAGACTGTATTGTGCTTGTGAGTTACACTTAAAATTTGTACAAGAAGGCTTGCCATTTCACTGCTGCTGCATGCTTTATTAGTGGGCTCCTTTGGTTGGTTGGTTGATTATAATTTTGGTGCACAGTGTAGGGCTTGAATATTTGATAGGAGATCTGAGAATGAACCTTGGTGCACAGTGTAAGGCTTgccatttctttttgtttcagaGCCATTCTTTTCTGCTAGCTGATCATTGGTTGGTGTTGCATTTATAGTTGGAGAGTCAAGAGTGTGTACCAAAAAAAGTTTTGGGTGTACCTTTGTGTTCTACATGTATTTAGAGAAGTTTCATACGCATGTTTGGTTCATCTGTCACTTTGCCTAATTGTGGTCTCATGTCATCCATATGTGGGCACCTGTTTGAATACCTTCTTTATGGGAGTCAAAAGCTCtaatatgacatcattgatgcTTTCGAATGGCTAGTGTTCTATTGCAGTCAGCTATAACATTGCTTTGTTTTAAAACTTTCTGTTTTTAAGTGATTGACATTTAATATGATTGGTGAGGTTTCCCTTCTTGGTGATCGTGATGCTATCCATGTCAGATGAGGTGATAAATTGAAAACTCACAAGGATAGGTTCGGCGTTGATTGGTCTTGGTATCCTTATCTTGATAGGGATACCCGTCCAGAATTTATTTCCTGCAGAATTGTAAAATGGGTCCCACAGAACAAACCTTTTTTATTGCTTCAAATGAGAGGACCCCAGGTTTCTTTGACCATATTTGCCCATCCCAGATATATTACCTTCCACTCTGATCCTTCTGAACTTTATATGATTGCTGTCTTGGGAGTAACAGTAGATCAAAATTTTGTATATCCTTTGCAAACCCccttgaaaaaaagaaaagaaaaagaaaaaggccttTTACTTGTCAAATATTTAGATAAATTGTTTTGCCTTGGTAGTTGTATGAGTTCTAATACCGTTCCTTGTGTCAATTTTCTTTCTGTCAAGAGTCACTTTTTAGGTGGAAATTTTTTCCTCTTGAATTGTAGCTTGATTGTACTAAGCTGTTCAGGAAAAGTATCATTACCCTTTTGTGTCTTTTCTCATGGTTATCTAATGTACAAATACTCCTTTGACTGTATTGTAAGTGATTTAGTAATGTTAATCTTTCTTGTTTGGTTTAACATTTCCTGATCAGGACATCATATGGGTTGGAAGACTAGAACATTGTCCTTTCTTCTTTGTATTTGTTTGTGTGGTTTACAATTAACGGAGTGCGTTTGATCTTGGAGTTCTTCTCAACCAAATTTAAGGTTTGTGCTAAATCAGCCACATTTGTCTTTTTTATGTGAATATGACTGTGTGACTACACTGTAAATAAATACATCTGGTAAGTTAATTCCCATCCttgttttcctatttttttctcTAAACCATCTATCTGATATATTCCAAGCTCCAAGTTTGTCACGAAGAGATGTGGCAATCCTCGCTATGTTGTCTAGCAATAGTGTTTGATTTTTATTGTCTTCATGACTTCTGTAATTTTGTTGCATAGATTGAACAAGAAGAGAGTTCAACATGGATGTATTGCACTGTGTACAACTTGGCATACTCATCAAACTGCAGCAGCATCTTGAATCCAGTAATTGAAAACAAATATCAACTCTTTATGGTAGAGAGACTAATCATGATGGGAGCCAAGACATTCATCAGAAAGTTCAAGGAAGATTACAATGATCTTAGCCTCACCGATCATCCAAAAAAGAATTGTCAGGAGAATTAGGATGTATGTATGTACCTTTAGATCCACAGGAAAAAAAAGcttcattctttttgtttaaaGTCCATGATATGATATGTACAATGCATTTATTATTTGAAAGTCATGATACAATACATACATACAATAtgtttattatttgaaaatcaATGACAAAAGTGGGCACATAATACATATATAAGTTCCACACTTATAGTATTAACCATATGTGTTAAGATCTCCATCCATATCTGATAGCCCAATCCACCGGTTCAGTCAAGACTGTGGTAACTAGACCACATTATTCGATCAACTTGATGGTTCCCACAACATTCTGTGACAGAAAACAGAGGCATGAATATTACAACTCTGTCATAATGTCCAAAACAAATATAGATGGTATAATACATTGGAATTCCCACATCAATTTGACATCAGACTTGTGTAGTTGGACTTTATTTTTTACCTTCTCTACTCAAGATTTTTTTCCCTGATTCCTACATGGAATATTCAATTTTATATCTTTGAAGAGATTGGAGTTTTGAAACCTGAAATATGAAGGCTGCAATTTTTCACAGaggaaattattattatttttagtgGAAACTATTTtcacaaaaatgaaaagaagaagACTTCAAAAAATGCGTATATTGCAAGAAATATAAGCAAAACCAAAACAAATATAGGATTTAACTTCTTAGTTTTACTCTGAAATGGTAACatttagattaaaaaaaaaagagttgatAAGAAAGCCAACAATGCAAACTCAATATAGAAGTATAGTTCATAGATAGTAAGAATCAATGAATAATGCTACACGAGAATAGAATCTGATTGATTAATAGAAGATCAAAAGTTCCATTcacctcaaaaaaaaatgaaaaaaaaaaacgtaaaGACAAAATTAGAAGAAACGTAAAACATAAAGTTTGTAAgcatatataatccaaatggtATTTACCTCAACATCCAAATGGAAAATTCCATGAGAATTCATATAATTTTGTAATCAATGAGATTCCACAATCATGTAATACCGTTCATTGATTCATTCATATAGATCAAAAGCATGCATACTGCGGCTTGTAATTATAAAGAAGGGGAAACGATAAAGTTTGTAAGCATACAGAAAGGTACGTACCTTAATATGCAGATAATTGTGTCAATTTAAAATCAATAAGGACAAATCTCTCGATCCTGTAAAATATAATATGCTCAgcaataattatttaaaatatacatTCTGAACTCTTAGGGAAATAAATCTAGTGAAGTGAGACAAAGTTAAAAGGGTTGGTGGAAAATAGAGTTAGGAAATTTGTACCTTTAAATCCACGGGAGCTTCAAAATTCTCTGTATCACTTGGCCCTATTTGAACTTTCTTAAACAATGGTGCATCCAAATTTCCGGAAcagaatttcttcaactttggGCAATAAGATATGATCAACTCAGTGAGTAGGGGAAATTTGAACTCATAATCCTCCCGATAACTACCACCAAAGCTTCGAAGATTCTCAAGGTATGCCAACCGCAAAAAACTTAATCTAGGAAACACGAACTCCTTGCTAGTTCTTTCCAGTGCAATTTCTCTACGTTTTCCAACATCATGATGCCGAGTATTATCTTCTTGGCTGATCTCTTCATCTTCCTCACCTATAACTTCACACATTTTCCAGCACCCACAAACTTCAAGTGCCTCAAGACTTATGAGCATGTTAGCCATGCAAGGAGGATAAAACAAACAATATAAAGTGCAGTTTACTACTTTTAGACTTCTCAAGTTTTGGAATACTCGAACCCCTTCAGGAAAATTCCTCCAAATAGGGACGAAGCTTGCACAGTTATACAAGTCCAGTGACTCTAGTTTGGGAAGAATTTCAAATGCCTTTTCTGATGGAGTATTATGAACTTTTAGACCCTCAAAGTCGACAAAGGATTCCATCCCATGACAATCCCACGTGAGAAGTGCTTGCAAGTTTTGTAATAATGTAACTGTATCACCTTTGGCAATGCATCGGATAGAGCGACATTCCCAAAGATTCACGGATTTTAAGTTGTCGAGGGACCCACTAGGCATTTTCCCTCCTATTAGTTGTTCGGGGCCATCACCAGGATTAGTAATGTCTAGTACTTCCAGGCGGGGGAGTGAAACCTGAAAATTTTGGCAAACTTAGCCCCATAATGCAAAATGCAACATGCAGTTACAGTAGTGTTCGGATCCATCCAGGTGCTAGCAATCTATTTGTTACGCTTGATGACGTGACAGACACACCACCACGTCACTAGAGCACCAAAATTATTGTTGTCAATATTTTTATTACCCTATTTTTATTCATCATCACTGGACTTTTAATTACTAGAACTGCACCGAACagccttttttttcttttcttttcttttcaacaccccgtctccctctctctctctctctctctctctctctctctctctctctctcctatTCACCTTAGAAAGCTCTCTTTTACGATTAAAAAGTTTGACACTGACTGTGGATTTGGCCCTCATTTGAGTGATTATTCAGTGGACACGGCATCTCTCCCTTTCTCTGTCACACACTTtactttcctttcctttcctttctttctttctttctttctttctttctttctgttttttaaccttttttttttgtttgggggtCTCATCGGCTGAAGAGTATCCGAGTTAGTTTACCACATCTAACCTTAAATCATCACAAGCTGTCTTTATTACAATTAAATAATCACTAGTAACTACCATGAATAATTGTAACAAACACTAGGGAGTGGTACTAGTTAGTTACATACAACCTTCAAATTCACTTCCACCACAATTTAATAGTCAGTACATCTGTATGTGAATTGACTGACATTAATTAATATGAGTCGTACAAACAGGTCAATTTGAAACATTAGTTTTACCTTTACAACAGTCAACATGAGAAATTCCGCATCACATTAACTGATGAAACATTAATAGGGTTTGTTTGGACAGCTGATTATTTttccaaatatatttgcttacatcatcattccAATTTTCAAtatacctttttatcttcccaattacctttttatctcacatacatcacatcacaaaaagtgttacagtaaaaatatttcaaataacttacaatccaaacaaacccaaaattTCGAAAATATAATTATCATATTGAGAAAGAAAGTGCATATTCAAGTGTGTTTTCGGCGTTCACCTGAATTCAATTATATTAAGTATATCATATAGTTACACAAactaaaagagagagagagaaggcaaACCTGGTCAAAAAAAGCCACGGCTTTATCATCTTCAGAGCCAAAACCAATAAAATTTGTCTGGCGTAAGTCTAACACTTTGAGTTGGGGTAGCTCAAGCACTTCCTCTGTCAGACTTTCCTCCCTCAGAACAATTCTCTCGAAATTTTGACACCCATATACGTATATCCTTTGGAGTTTCACCAGACATTTCAGTGCTGATTTTGAGAAGAGAGTCGTAATTTGATCACAATCCTCTACCTTAATAGATCTGAGGTTGCAAAGCGATGGAGGTTTGACTGGTCCCTTCCACAAGCACTGTAAAGCACTTATTCTAAAAAATCTCACCTCTTGAAGTTGACTGAAGCACCCAGGTGGAAGAAATCCCTTACATATTTCTTTCAACTCCAACCTTAGTAACTCCATggacaccaaattttcaaaaacatgCCAGGCAACAAGGTTGGCAGTAGAATCAACAAGGCATTCATATTGTCCACTGTCTAGATAAAGCTTTTTCAAATTGATGAACCCGTTTTCACCCAAGTCAGGCACAAGATTCCTCAAGCATGATGATTTTGAAAGACGTAAAATGAGATTTTCAGTTCTCTTGACAATGCTAGTAATATTGGGGTCAAAAAGTTGTTTCAACCCTTCATCACCATGATCTGACAGATAAAGCTTG from Coffea eugenioides isolate CCC68of unplaced genomic scaffold, Ceug_1.0 ScVebR1_2783;HRSCAF=3878, whole genome shotgun sequence encodes the following:
- the LOC113757154 gene encoding uncharacterized protein LOC113757154, which gives rise to MTQLETLSLFESKILDDQFPAEIGQLSNLKLLDLRVKSSLHPLPCGILSSLKKLEELYLGSGLHLRLGRDKEEERRCLKEISSISNLACLQIALYDLSLLLLSLQEFDTHRLSRFDVAVANHERAMENLRKNYQFRKSFKLYLSDHGDEGLKQLFDPNITSIVKRTENLILRLSKSSCLRNLVPDLGENGFINLKKLYLDSGQYECLVDSTANLVAWHVFENLVSMELLRLELKEICKGFLPPGCFSQLQEVRFFRISALQCLWKGPVKPPSLCNLRSIKVEDCDQITTLFSKSALKCLVKLQRIYVYGCQNFERIVLREESLTEEVLELPQLKVLDLRQTNFIGFGSEDDKAVAFFDQVSLPRLEVLDITNPGDGPEQLIGGKMPSGSLDNLKSVNLWECRSIRCIAKGDTVTLLQNLQALLTWDCHGMESFVDFEGLKVHNTPSEKAFEILPKLESLDLYNCASFVPIWRNFPEGVRVFQNLRSLKVVNCTLYCLFYPPCMANMLISLEALEVCGCWKMCEVIGEEDEEISQEDNTRHHDVGKRREIALERTSKEFVFPRLSFLRLAYLENLRSFGGSYREDYEFKFPLLTELIISYCPKLKKFCSGNLDAPLFKKVQIGPSDTENFEAPVDLKDREICPY